From Homo sapiens chromosome 14 genomic patch of type FIX, GRCh38.p14 PATCHES HG2526_HG2573_PATCH, one genomic window encodes:
- the OR4K14 gene encoding olfactory receptor 4K14, translating into MDPQNYSLVSEFVLHGLCTSRHLQNFFFIFFFGVYVAIMLGNLLILVTVISDPCLHSSPMYFLLGNLAFLDMWLASFATPKMIRDFLSDQKLISFGGCMAQIFFLHFTGGAEMVLLVSMAYDRYVAICKPLHYMTLMSWQTCIRLVLASWVVGFVHSISQVAFTVNLPYCGPNEVDSFFCDLPLVIKLACMDTYVLGIIMISDSGLLSLSCFLLLLISYTVILLAIRQRAAGSTSKALSTCSAHIMVVTLFFGPCIFVYVRPFSRFSVDKLLSVFYTIFTPLLNPIIYTLRNEEMKAAMKKLQNRRVTFQ; encoded by the coding sequence ATGGACCCACAGAACTATTCCTTGGTGTCAGAATTTGTGTTGCATGGACTCTGCACTTCACGACatcttcaaaattttttctttatatttttctttggggTCTATGTGGCCATTATGCTGGGTAACCTTCTCATTTTGGTCACTGTAATTTCTGATCCCTGCCTGCACTCCTCCCCTATGTACTTCCTGCTGGGGAACCTAGCTTTCCTGGACATGTGGCTGGCCTCATTTGCCACTCCCAAGATGATCAGGGATTTCCTTAGTGATCAAAAACTCATCTCCTTTGGAGGATGTATGGCTCAAATCTTCTTCTTGCACTTTACTGGTGGGGCTGAGATGGTGCTCCTGGTTTCCATGGCCTATGACAGATATGTGGCCATATGCAAACCCTTGCATTacatgactttgatgagttggcAGACTTGCATCAGGCTGGTGCTGGCTTCATGGGTCGTTGGATTTGTGCACTCCATCAGTCAAGTGGCTTTCACTGTAAATTTGCCTTACTGTGGCCCCAATGAGGTAGACAGCTTCTTCTGTGACCTCCCTCTGGTGATCAAACTTGCCTGCATGGACACCTATGTCTTGGGTATAATTATGATCTCAGACAGTGGGTTGCTTTCCTTGAGCTGTTTTCTGCTCCTCCTGATCTCCTACACCGTGATCCTCCTCGCTATCAGACAGCGTGCTGCCGGTAGCACATCCAAAGCACTCTCCACTTGCTCTGCACATATCATGGTAGTGACGCTGTTCTTTGGCCCTTGCATTTTTGTTTATGTGCGGCCTTTCAGTAGGTTCTCTGTGGACAAGCTGCTGTCTGTGTTTTATACCATTTTTACTCCACTCCTGAACCCCATTATCTACACATTGAGAAATGAGGAGATGAAAGcagctatgaagaaactgcaaaaCCGACGGGTGACTTTTCAATGA